One genomic window of Gossypium hirsutum isolate 1008001.06 chromosome D11, Gossypium_hirsutum_v2.1, whole genome shotgun sequence includes the following:
- the LOC107913273 gene encoding LOB domain-containing protein 38 — MSCNGCRVLRKGCSESCILRPCLQWIESPEAQGHATVFVAKFFGRAGLMSFISAVPESQRPALFQSLLFEACGRTVNPVNGAVGLLWNGNWHVCQAAVETVLRGGSLRSMPEFMAPTPASDEASEATCTDMWKLRETSTNLNSNCRFSNSRSRVSPKRKRVEEEFKKLQPSDLDLGLTPSFSGKRVTDNRRPGTPSMNSEESVTTTCFESVFADQQGQGSRGTDKKLLKLFV; from the exons GTTGCAACGGCTGCCGAGTCTTACGGAAAGGATGCAGTGAGTCTTGTATATTACGTCCTTGTTTGCAATGGATTGAGAGCCCTGAAGCTCAAGGCCACGCCACTGTTTTCGTTGCCAAGTTTTTCGGCCGTGCTGGTCTCATGTCTTTTATTTCAGCCGTTCCTGAATCTCAACGCCCTG CTTTATTCCAGTCGCTGTTGTTCGAAGCTTGTGGGAGAACAGTGAACCCTGTGAACGGAGCCGTGGGGCTTTTGTGGAACGGAAACTGGCACGTTTGCCAAGCGGCGGTGGAAACCGTCCTGCGAGGAGGATCTCTACGTTCCATGCCTGAATTCATGGCTCCGACGCCAGCATCCGACGAAGCGTCCGAAGCCACGTGCACGGACATGTGGAAATTGCGGGAGACATCCACGAATCTCAACTCCAACTGTCGATTCTCAAATTCGAGATCCAGGGTTTCACCCAAGCGTAAAAGAGTCGAAGAAGAATTCAAGAAACTACAGCCCTCTGATCTAGATCTTGGCTTGACCCCGAGCTTTTCGGGCAAGCGAGTTACCGATAATCGTCGACCAGGGACTCCTTCTATGAACTCGGAGGAATCTGTGACGACGACGTGCTTCGAAAGTGTTTTTGCAGATCAACAAGGGCAAGGCAGCAGAGGAACTGATAAAAAATTACTTAAGTTGTTTGTTTGA